The sequence below is a genomic window from Ipomoea triloba cultivar NCNSP0323 chromosome 10, ASM357664v1.
CACACAATTTGCAAAACGCTACAATCATATTTTTACGCAAGCTTGAGACTTCCGCTGCAAGGAAATTTGTTTCCTTAATTCTTTTCAGCTCACTTTGAGTTAGAAtcaaaaatttgataaaatctATTCAACCTCCCCTTCTAGACTTTATAGCTTGCTCATCCGGgaccaacaatatatatatatatatatataactatggtaatatttaattaaaatataaatgaattcaaacttaccattgaagaatgtaagaaaaaatattgtgtatgcatgtgcatggtaattataatgtgaaaagataacagcagttataacggtagggatatttctgtccaaaaaattatgtagtacaacttttatagcataaggtacaataaaaattaacggaaaaaacggacataaaccaggggtataacctggattgagacttattatgtttctAGACTAGATATATACCTTAGGATAAGCGTGCATGATGTTAGTTATATATGGAAGTTTTCTCATCAACttcctttaatttgtaatttatgtaAAGCCTAGCTTGTAATCATTGTAAAATATAATGGGAATTATAATCCAACACTTACGCGGCGTTTGGTTAGAGGGAAGGAATTTGGTGcgaaaagaattacaatttcatgggaatagaataatgcgggaataaagtggagtttaaattctagtagtgtttggtttgcaagaataaaattactgaaaattttaatttcaatatttggTATATTTTCGTGGTCTCATCTTCTATGGGTATTTCTCCCTTCCCCATTCACTCGTCGAAGCCAATACGCATTCCATGTACTgcttaatataattattttgatatGTGGTGGTTTCATTCTCCTTTTGTCAAATTTGTAAATGAACAAAGGAAAAGATCACATCAATTCAAGTGATGAATTAGtaaaaagaatattatatttttaaaaacttacaaGTAATTGAATTTAATGGTAAGGAGTACTATTAATAATCCAAACTTGTGAAATTAAACAAAGATTATTTGTTTGGACTTGCTTGACtcatttaacttttaaaatgtcaatCCAACTCAattattgttataaaataaGTTTTGCATATACCCGAAATGAGTGGTTGAGTGTATAGAGTATATAATTCTTGTATTAAAAGCCACGACTTCAATTATTGCCAACATCCTTTAAGTCGAATTCGTCTCATAATATCTTTTATAGTGTACACTATCGAATAGTGACCGGCTATTTCTCGTCACCAAAAAATTGTTTTATCCATTGAGTTCATGTTCTTTCCTAACATCAACTTGCTTAACTTGAATGATACCAATAATGATAAATAGAATATCTATCAATCAAACCCCTTCCACGTACTCCTAGCTACCAAATCTTCATCATATCCTCAAGATATTTTGTAGACAACAGAGGACTTGAAGGAGGCTGTAGGGACAGCTACAGATCCATATGAATGATCCTGATCGGTGGTTCCGGTTGAAAGGGGGTACTATGTAGTAAATGCCCAACTTCATCTGCAAATTCATCTAATGTGATCAATGCCGCAACTTGCGCATAAActaatgaatatattcattctcACCCCCAGCCTCCGAAATAGATAGATCGAGAGATATATTCATCTAATGCAAGACTCCGGCCAACAGCTACCTACGCTCTAATACTAATTGTAAGATCAAACACTTATCAGTAATAAACTGTAGCAGCAGTAAACTGAAAACATGGGAAGAAAAACCTGCGAGTTGAGAACAAACATCTCTTTGGTTGTGTTTCTCTCCTTTCTAGTATGTTTATGCAGTTCCACAGACACCATTACCTTCAACCAACCTCTCAAAGACGGGGATTTATTAATCTCTAATGACAGTTCTTACGCTCTCGGTTTCTTCACCCCCGGGAAATCCATCGGCAAGCGATACGTCGGACTTTGGTACCAAAACATACCAGAAAAGGTGGTCGTTTGGGTGGCCAACAGAGACAACCCCGTCAATGGCACATCCGGAATCCTCTTCATCGACAGCACCGGAAATCTCGTCATCCAAGACAAGGAAACCGGTAATTCTGTCTGGAACACAAGTCTTTCTTTTGAGCCCACCGGGACAAGAGATTATTCCGCTCAGTTAAAGGATACTGGGAATCTGGTTCTGTATCATGACCGGGAAAAACGGGTTGATAAATGGCAGAGCTTTGATTATCCCACGAATACATTAATAGCGTCCATGAAACTGGGGGTGGGCAAGAATAAAAGCTTAAACTGGTTTCTGAGGTCGTGGAAATCCCCGGATGATCCGGGCACCGGCGAGTATTCTGTGGGGATAGATCTCACCGGAAAACCTCAGGCGTTCCTGTACAAGAATTCTTCGTCTCCGGTGTGGAGACTCGGGCCATGGAACGGCATTAGATGGAGCGGCGTGCCTCAAATGACCCCAGAAATCACCCCTTACACCTTCACCGAAAACGACGAGGAGTTCTCGGAGGAATACTGGATTCGGGACCCGTCGTCGGTGTATACAATAGTGATGTTAAACGATTCCGGGACGCTGAACAAGATCATATGGAAAGGATCGGGAAACGGCGAGAAGAAATGGGACGGCGTTTGGTACTATCCCAACGACGAGTGTGACCACTACGGTCACTGTGGTGCGTTTGGCATTTGTGATTCAGCGGGATTTTCCTGCAAATGCGTTTCTGGGTTCAAGCCTAAGTCGAACCAGGATTGGAGGCAAGGGTGCTGGAGAAACCAGACAGAGGTGTGCCGTAATGGTGAGGGGTTCTTGAAGTTGGAGCACATGAAGATCCCGGACACAGAAATGGCGGCGGTGAACACCACCATAGGGCTTGAAGAATGCGGGGAGCTTTGTCTGAGCAACTGTTCGTGCACGGCGTATGCCAGCGCGAATATCAGCGATGGCGAAACCGGATGCGTAACTTGGTATGGTGACTTGATAGATATGAGAGAGTTCACAGATGGCGGCCAAGATATGTATGTTCGAGTTTCTGCGTCTAATTTAGGTATCTTCATTTCAATCTCTCAATTGATTTCTCCAAACCAAACAGGCATGGTTGGTTTAAACCATGAAAATGGGAAAAAGAGagcaattaatttattttttaaattttcggCAACAACTTTCGGTGCCGATGACAATTCCCGGCCACCGACCACGACCAAGTGGTCGCTGGTCACCATCTTTGGCGGAAAGGTTTCCTTCTCCGGGGGAAAGCAACCAGAGCGACCATTTCTGGTGGCCTTCTCCAGCGAGGGCGCCGGAGATGGCGAATGGCAACCGCGGTTgccataaatttaaaaaatgggttaattgatttttttcgGGTTTTAGTgatttaattgttttgttttttcgaATTCAGTGGCTTATTTAGGAATTATTTGAGTTCAATGGACTAATTGCTTGTTCCCGATgacttatttgtaatttatccttttattttatttttgtttctttaaaattttgttttaattttttaattttttaaagacttaataattatatattttttaatattttaatagttaatattaaaatattaaacattaacctaaaaatatctacaatttaaaaaatttaaggttatttatctcaaaacaatgtcatttttagtTAAATGACCCATTTTAAAAAAGAGAATAATAGCTAATTGACTAACTAGAGGGTTTAGTCGGTCTCGTCAGCTGCCTAGACTATGGATTTTAGTGATACGCTAGACGGGCCGCCTGTGTCTAGGCaagatttttacaacactgcaAACAAGTCCTAAAGattgttttgtttaaaattttcctttttcagGTCAACTTGTAAAGGAATCTAAAGGGCTTCATGGGAAATGGCTCATAGTCACAGTGGTTGTAGCGGTTGCCGCTGCAGTGATTCTACTGCTCCTTTGTCTGACACTATTATTGACAGGGAgaaaaggtatatatatatatattctcctgATGGAGAGCTGCAGGCATGAATTTCTTGAAATTTAGTGAATTGAAATCCTCCGTCGTTTGAAAGGGATTTCTTTTAATGTAGGTAATAAGAAACCAGTAAGCAGTACCAGTTTAGAAACCTATGAAGCACCTGCGGCAATGGGGAAATATGTGGATGATGAAGATGGATCCGCATCAGATGTTTTAACATTTGATCTAAACACTATTAGAGCTGCCACTAATAACTTCTCTGCTGATAATAAACTCGGAGAAGGTGGATTTGGTATTGTTTACAAGGTAATAACTAACTTTCAAAGCACTATTTATTTGCTGCAAATTAATTATGCAGAATTAGTGATCGAGCTTTTCATGTGCTTTCAGGGTAAGTTGCAAAATGGAGAGCTAGTAGCTGTAAAAAGACTCACAAGAACTTCACTTCAAGGGATTGTAGAATTCAAGAATGAAGTAAGGCTAATAGCAAAACTCCAACACAGAAATCTGGTGAGGCTTTTAGGATGTTGCATTCAACAAGGGGAAAAGATGTTAGTGTATGAATACTTGCCAAACAAAAGCCTCGACACTTTAATTTTCGGTAAATATACACTAGCTAAGGCTAtacaatattttgatttatgaaaaaatttcgCACGCATTACTCGAAAGAGGTTATAGTTAGATGAAGTATTGTATGGTTGTACTTTCATCTAGCGCATACTGTAGTATTATATGAACTATAACTTTATTTAATGGTTTTGCAGAAAATGCACAAGGGATGTCTTTGGATTGGAGAAAGCGGTTTGAAATTATCTCGGGAATTGCTGAAGGGCTAGTGTATCTTCATCAAGATTCTAGGTTAAGAATTATCCACAGAGATTTAAAGGCCAGTAATGTTTTGTTAGATGCTGCTATGCAACCAAAAATATCAGATTTTGGAATGGCTAGAATTTTTGAAGAGCAACAAGTTGAAGCAAACACAAATCGAGTAGTTGGGACATAGTAAGCATATATAATGTTTCAATTCCCCTTCACTTGTGagttaatatatatttgaaacaACTAACTTTTATGCCTAAAACATTTAATATTGTTTCATCAATTACTTTCATAGTGGTTATATGTCACCGGAATATGCAATGGAGGGCCTCTTCTCAATAAAATCTGATGTATTCAGCTTTGGTGTTTTGATGTTGGAAATCGTGAGTGGGAAGAAGAACAAATACAGGCACAACGAAAACTCTTTGAATTTAATAGGAGATGTAAGTGCATCTCTATAAGTgctatatatacaatatatttattaacataCATTATTCTTTCCAAaaacattgaaaatatttgtttgttACACATTTGCAGGTATGGGATTTGTGGAGTGAAGAAAGAGCATTGGAAATAGTGGATCCAACATTAGGGGAGTCGTATGATGGTCAAGAAGTTTTGAGGTGCATCCATATCGGGCTGTTGTGTGTTCAACCGTATCCAGATGACAGGCCAACAATGTCAGAAGTGATTTTCATGCTAAGTAATGACACAAAACTCCCTCATCCTAGAGCACCAGGATTTATATTCAATCAAGGGAGTTTTACTACTGCTCCATTCTCATATTCTACAACTGATGGAAATCAATCTATTAATAGCATGTCATTTACCGCAATGGGCGGTCGTTAATACTCACCCCGCTTATGTCTTAATGTTTGTAATAATGTGATTGTCACCCGGTTTGATCGCCCTAAGGAGCTGTTTATtggtttttttaaaattttaatcagtcagttatgaacaacttaagataatttatattcttataattttttaccCGCTAGGATTACAATGTGGACGTTATCTAAAGTGCACCTTTGAATAGCTGCGACTTttctataaataaaagaataatgtgaTTGTTTAAGTAGTAAATCTCTGAAAGAGAATATGATCGAATATTATATTGGGTGTTCGGAAGTATGTCTCAATGTTGTCATGTCTTTTAAGTTTTACCTATACATAAAATGTACATAAGTCTTCAAATTCACCTCGGTTAATTAGAGTATTGAGcattatgtttgtttgtttaactTTTATAATGAATATAGATGAGCTCGGTCAATTTGAGTATTGATCATCATGTGAATTGTTTGCTAATTAACATCTCTATTGGATTGCTTTTAGACTGCTTaattcaataaatatttttaataatatattctacAAAGGAGACTTCTATAACAATTAATAACTACAAAATCAAAGAAGAGATGATTAAGTGGGTGGATCTTGATTATTATATTGAGTTACAACTTTAATCTTTTCAAAATCCTTTATTTTTCTAGTATAGTTTATCTTTCATGTATAATTTGCACACTATTACACACTCTTAAATAGATCCAAACGGAACTATGGATGCTATAAGCTAAACGTCATATTTTGTCCTAcctaaatttcattaaaattgtCTTAAGTTTAGGGATGGCCCTAGGCAATTGCAGGCTGGGCCAAtgatggaatatatatatatatatatatatatatatatatatatatatataaacacggATGATGTGAGAACCACATTCTCAGGAGAGGAATGTGAATCTATCTTAACCGTCCATCGGTACGTCCAGATCTAAAGA
It includes:
- the LOC116033394 gene encoding uncharacterized protein LOC116033394, translating into MGRKTCELRTNISLVVFLSFLVCLCSSTDTITFNQPLKDGDLLISNDSSYALGFFTPGKSIGKRYVGLWYQNIPEKVVVWVANRDNPVNGTSGILFIDSTGNLVIQDKETGNSVWNTSLSFEPTGTRDYSAQLKDTGNLVLYHDREKRVDKWQSFDYPTNTLIASMKLGVGKNKSLNWFLRSWKSPDDPGTGEYSVGIDLTGKPQAFLYKNSSSPVWRLGPWNGIRWSGVPQMTPEITPYTFTENDEEFSEEYWIRDPSSVYTIVMLNDSGTLNKIIWKGSGNGEKKWDGVWYYPNDECDHYGHCGAFGICDSAGFSCKCVSGFKPKSNQDWRQGCWRNQTEVCRNGEGFLKLEHMKIPDTEMAAVNTTIGLEECGELCLSNCSCTAYASANISDGETGCVTWYGDLIDMREFTDGGQDMYVRVSASNLGQLVKESKGLHGKWLIVTVVVAVAAAVILLLLCLTLLLTGRKGNKKPVSSTSLETYEAPAAMGKYVDDEDGSASDVLTFDLNTIRAATNNFSADNKLGEGGFGIVYKGKLQNGELVAVKRLTRTSLQGIVEFKNEVRLIAKLQHRNLVRLLGCCIQQGEKMLVYEYLPNKSLDTLIFENAQGMSLDWRKRFEIISGIAEGLVYLHQDSRLRIIHRDLKASNVLLDAAMQPKISDFGMARIFEEQQVEANTNRVVGTYGYMSPEYAMEGLFSIKSDVFSFGVLMLEIVSGKKNKYRHNENSLNLIGDVWDLWSEERALEIVDPTLGESYDGQEVLRCIHIGLLCVQPYPDDRPTMSEVIFMLSNDTKLPHPRAPGFIFNQGSFTTAPFSYSTTDGNQSINSMSFTAMGETESMGRKTCVFGTNISLVVFLSCLVCLCSSTDTITFNHPLKDGDLLISNDSSYALGFFTPGKSIGKRYVGLWYLKIPEKLVVWVANRDNPVNGTSGILFIDSTGNLVIQDNKTGTPVWNTSLSFDPTGTRDYSAQLKDTGNLILYHDREKRVDKWQSFDYPTNTLLASMKLGVGKNKSLNWFLRSWKSPDDPGTGDYTFGIDLIGKPQAFLYKNSSPVCRLGPWNGLRWSGLPEMTPEITPYAFTDNDEEFSEEYWIKDPLSVYTIVMVNDTGKVNKILWKGNNDSEKKWAGVWYFPNVDCDRYGHCGAFGICDSAGFSCRCVSGFKPKSNQDWRQGCWRNQTEVCRNGEGFLKLENMKIPDTEITAVNTTIGLEECRELCLSNCSCTAYANANISDGGTGCITWYGDLIDMREFTHGGQDMFVRVSASDFGQPIKKSKWLNGKWLIVIVVVPVAVAVILLLLFLTLLLKGRKGNKKPAAAMGKYVDDEDGSTSDVLTYDLNTIRAATDNFSADNKLGEGGFGPVYKGKLQNGELIAVKRLTRTSLQGIVEFKNEVRLIAKLQHRNLVKLLGCCIQQGEKMLVYEYLPNKSLDCFIFDNAQGESLDWRKRFEIISRIAEGLVYLHQDSRLRIIHRDLKAGNILLDAKMQPKISDFGMARIFEEQQVEANTNRVVGTYGYMSPEYAMEGLFSVKSDVFSFGVLLLEIVTGKKNKYRHNENSLNLIGDLWDLWSEERALEIVDPALGESYDCQEVLRCIHIGLMCVQPYPGDRPIMSEVIFMLSNDTKLSRPNKPGFVINQGNPTTAPFSYPTTDGNQSINGMSFTAMDGR